TCAATGACCTGTCCCTCTAAGGGGTCAAGTGGACCCACACCAttccaggaaaatgccccccacagcataacagagccaccggaccccctcactgtgggggtcaagcattcaggcctgtaccattctcttggtctACCCTACaaatgcactcgcccacttgtcaagaatatggtgaaggatgactcatctgaccatatcactttttcgtcatctctgtagaccagtgcctgtGGTTTTTACACCACTGAACTTTCAAATGTGCATCCGCCTTTGTAACGAGGGGTTTCTGCACTGCAGCCCTACCCTAAAACCCCTCTCTTTGTAGCGGTCGACGGACTGCTCTTACTGACATAAGTCTGATCACATTCTGCATTTAAACTCTCAGTTACCTGAGtgataatgaaccctctttcaaagtcacatatatcttttcctcttgccatcttgatccagaATCGAGGTGGACTGGGCCTGCCcagcatttttatgcatgccacagagcatgatcgGATGTTAATTGCTGAATTGCATTATGCAGTGCACCTGTACGgcagcatctgcattcgttatgtttctccactcatttattcagggttttctttaaaatagtCTCCTAGGGctgtctgggtagtgtagaggtacaagcactcgcctaccaccgcagatacccgggttcaatccccagcaGCAGTACTTCcagcttggtcagacgttcctacaaACGTCTTGGCAGTGTTCACGGGTGGGATGGGTAAGGGTATGaatcctgatcgttgcattagcgactcctactggttggtcggggtgcctgttcagcagggaggggatctgggggagatagcgtgaatgcgtgttacgctctcccagttaAACTCCTTGCTGTCAGGCGAAAAGAAgtggctggcgactccacatgtatcggaggaggcatgtggtagccTATACCCTCCCCAAACTGACAGAGGATAGTGTGATACACACAGgtaattggtataacgactaaattggggagaaaatgggagataatggcaaaaaaaattgtctccTGTCTGTATGCATTGTTCACGTGATAAACTTGCCAGTTCCTGATGACCCTCCGAACACAAACACCTAGTACATACCACTTGGTCAAATTCTATTTTTTCCGACTTCACGAGTAGCCGAGACTGACCGAATGCAGCATCTGTCATGTGATGGTCCTGAAAGGCGATTGGCTGGCAGTGTAACCAATGGTGGGCAAGAGAAAAAATGAATCATATTGCCGCTATTTGTAGCCTTTGCTGTTTGTGGTTTGTCTGTTTATAGAGAACATGTGCGTGATAATAAAATGTGGAGTTTGAGGGTTCCCATTCTCTTTGTATTCTGGCTTAGCAGAAAGCCACAGGTATGAAACAGGTACAACCGGACAGATCACTACTTTCTATATTCTCTGCAGTGCTCACCCTGGCCTCAGTCAAACATAacacctcctgcagctccacacaACCAGGAtgtcactccccctctctctgtcacagttTCTGAGGAACGAAACTTAACTCTGTTAGTGTGAGCAGTACAATAGCAGAGGCCAGTATCTATGTGGAACTGCTCAGAACCAGGAAGtatctcctgctctttctcacaCGGATTCAGATAAACTACACTACATTCTGAACTAAAACTGATGTCCATTTGAGATGTAAAATGGCACAGGCTGCAGGCAATCTGGACCAGGACCATTTGAGCTGTGCGTTCTGTCTGGATCTACTGAAGAATCCAGTGACTATTCCCTGTGGGCACAGTTACTGTATGGGCTGTATTAAGGGCTACTGGGATCAGGATGATAATGCTGGTGTCTACTGCTGTCCTCAGTGCAGAGAAATCTTCACCCCAAGGcctgttttaagaaaaaacaccatGCTGGCTGAAGTGatggagaaactgaagaagacaggactccaagttgctcctcctgctcactgttacACTAAACCAGGATATGTGACATGTGATGtctgcactgggagaaagcGCAAAGCCATCAAGTCCTGTCTGATGTGTCTGACCTCATACTGTGAAACTCACCTCCAGCCTCACTATAAATTTCCTTCCTTTAAGAAGCATAAACTGGTCAAAGCCActggaaacctgcaggagaagaaCTGTACTCGTGATGACAAACTGCTATTGGTTTACTGCTGTACCGATCAGCAGTGTATCTGTTATCTGTGTGTGATGGATGAACACAGCGGCCATGCTACAGTCTCAACTGcagcaaaaacaacagtgaAACAGGTAAGAACTAACTGTACCCCCCTGTCATAGTTTTACTGTAATCTGTAATTTGGTGTCATATTGCATGGTTATTTACGGTGCGTTTAAAACGAAGTCCAAAATCAAATTTCCTTGAGGGGTTTTTGTCTATTTAAGCATAATTTAACAGTGATAGACAACTATAATCTCAGTTGCATGTCATACAATTAAGTGCGCTTATGtattgtgtttaatgttaaacagctggctgctggaatagccatttcagggctcagtcagggctctcctccagtcagccagtgagGAGCCCAGTGTTGGGTCACTTTCCAGCCCTGTGGGGCTCAAtcccactgagccacactgtggggaacaggctgtctggggtcccagtaagagctgagtgaaagacctaattaaaatgtacggccctcttttctctgtgtctcctaacagcgctctgcacaggcagcagtggagcACTCACCGACTAGCGCCCCTGTGATCCTGTTTTTGTGGAACTGTGGACCAAATCACAGAAATGGATATCGCAGATTTTGCACGGGCTCAACTATTACTATctgtgtatttcttttttcttttcttctctttttttgtttcctcaaaTAGTTTCCAACACACTTTCTGCGTGCCCTTAAAACTTATTAAAAAGCGTATGTGCTGGGAACATTGCaccagggtggcagtgtagtataatgggtcaGGAACTGGTCTTATAATGTAAAactcacaggttcgattcccgggtaggacactgctgttgtcccttgagcaaggtacttaaactgcattgcttcagtgtatattcagctgtataaatggatgcaatgtaaacccaatgtaaaaaaaataaatacatttctggataggagcgtctgctaaatgatcCAACCAACAGGTTACAGTTTTAGCCATAGTATACCCCAAACTGGCATTGTTTTCTAGCCTTAAGATCACCATTTTACTACGCTGCTGAACTCCCAATTAGCCAAAGCTTATAGCATCAGGGTTGTTAGCCTCTTCTAAACCAGGACTGTCACGATAATGAAATTTGGCTTCACCGTTTATTAGAAGTATGACCCAGCTGAAACGGCGTGCGGACTGTGCTGCACCCGGTTAGATTGTTAGTACTGCCCCAAATGCGGTCGATCCTTTATACGGGGGATGCTTTGTCGTCGATCGCTGGTGTTGAGTGACGGCTAAGATGGCGGTGGTTACTGTCACGGCTCTCCTGCTCCGCTTGCCTGGTTTTGTCGGCTGATTCCTGAACAGGAGTCAGGGGGACGGAGCTGGACGAGCTGTCTTCAAATTAGCCACACCTGTGCAGAGTGTGGTGTCCTATTCAACTCTCTGTTTAACTCTCTAACTCGCCATCTAACTCTCCAACTCTCTATTTAACTCTCTTCCATTCTTGCACGACTTTGTTTTCTTGCCTTCCCTCCCAGGCCCTGGGCACTTAGCAGGATTGCTGAGTCAGCTGGAtgactgcgctgagtaaaacccagagcCCTCCTAAATCTGGAACGTGGACTGCAGTAAATAGAGCCGTTCCAGGTTTTCCTCAGGGCAGTAATCCAGGTAACTCCGTAATCCTGCTTTGATAAACAGGGCCCAGGTATGTTGGTTTTATTTGAGCTGTCGCATATTCCAACATTTGCCATGATACTTCTTATTCATCCCTTTGCATTCATACACAACTGACAGCCTACGGACCTCCACGCCTCATGTTTTCCCttcattttgtatgtttttattgaattaaataaatgaatatttccCTCCATAATTTCCCCATGTGGTCTCCCTCTTTTTTGTGGCCTTACAAGCCAGGTTGTGACATTAAAGATTAAATGTATCGTCTAGAGACACATAAAAGTTAGTTTACAAACCAAAATGACTGGTATTCTTGTGTGTGTactagtgcatgtgtgtctgtggctgtctgGCAGTGTGCCTCAATCACCCCTCTTATAGGACTGGCGATATTATTTCTGGTAAATAAAATCATGGCTTTATTTGTCTTGTCTAAAAATAACCACATCAAAAACAGACCAAGTTTATGTAGACCTCGCGCTACAGCAAAGAGTGTTCCTTCCATGCAGCTcactgctgccctctggtggataCGGGGATAAATGTACCAGTAGATGAGACAAATTGAAACATCCACGGGTGCTTCTGGGACTCCTCCTGAGCCACCGACATATCTGAGTGAGTGTATGACTCATGCAGTCAGGAACATAGTCATGGTCTCTTACAATGAGAACAGAAAGCATTGAAAttgatctctctctttctctcttttttcttttctgcctgtggttagtttTTTGATAGTCTTTCTCTTTATGTTCCttgtctattgtttttttttattttgaagtataGTAATTTCTTTAAGTTTGGaaaatgtcccaataaaagggctttttaaatctcaaatctctctctctctctctctctctctccctccctctctccctctctccctctctctctctctctctccctccctccctccctcccggagAGATCCAggcatatcctgatcatccaaaGAGATTTGACTGCGGGCCCCAAGAGCTGGAACAAAGGTGTTGATATAGCAGTCTCGCATTAAGAGATCAGCAGGAACGGAGAGTGTGTAGACTGTGCACTTAGATGTAACAAGTCCTGGAGTTTATTCTGCTCTCCCTCAAGTTACTGTTTCTGGCACAATAACGAGAGCACAAAAatccctgtcccccccctcctccagaataggagtgtacctagatcacagggcaggaactctgtccttctacagcatCCAGACCTATCCTGGATTAAATATCGGTGggagtatggggttacagaagaaatcataggacagatggaccaacgacaacgttgctttttcatacgtcagtgggctaatttgcctaatcttcgcaggactttagaccgcggtgaaaacacagacaacaatgggctgaaggaaccttttagttccttgaaaagtagttcctgggtacttttccgggtacttttggtggaaacgcggcttttgacTGGGCAAGGGGGTAGAGGATGTAGCACAAAGGGTGTGATTAAAAGGTCAATTTAACTGGGTGTGGTGGTAAACAATCAATGTTATCTGCAACTGGCCCACTACAATGTGAGACACCTCAGAAGGGTAaactgtggctcccatgttttccaacagacaaattaacatcatttgaaataaataaccaTTCATAAAGCACATCTTCATACAATGATTGTAATCCAAAGTTCTTCACATAGAAAGAACATATACTGGgcaacacatacatatacagacataatagaaagaaagaaagaaataaatctaaataaaataggaaaataatgataaaatgaacaggagtaataataaaatacacgGAAATTAGAAACAGACATAATGGAAAACTAATACTAGAACAACCAAATAAACcttaaaagaaaaaggttttaaaactGTGCTTTCATCTTTCTATCAAAGATGCAAATTGatggtgcatttttattttctaaggGCAAAGTGTTCCAGAGTTAGGGGGCATAAAAGAAAAGGCTGCTTCACAACTCCTCACTAGATTTACTTTTGGAACACAAAGCAGCTGGTATCAGATAATTTCAAATTTTGTATGAAGTCATTGCCCTGCTGCAAGGTCAAGTTCCAtacaatgagttttgaggcatttggttggatacAGATGCTCCTGTACACTTTAGAATTCATCCTgttgctgctgtcagcagtcacatcatcaatgaagacaagtgagcgagttccagtggcagccatacatgcccaaaccacaACAATACCTTTATCATGTTTCATAGATGAGGCGGTTgatttggatcatgagcagtgcATTTCTTCATCCACTTTTCTCTGTTCATcgctttggtacaggttaatactcaccTCATCTGTCCagaagactttgttccagaactctagttttttactattttagcaAACTCCagcctggctgttctgttcttgaggcctaccagtggtttgcatcttgtaatAAACTCTCCGAGGCTATTCTGGTGTAGTCTTCTGTTTATGGTAGTATTTGGTTCTTATGTACAGAGTCAACAGCAGCAGACCCCAAATGCAAAtcccacacctagaatcaactctagaccttttgctAGCTTTCTTGTACATGAACTAATGACGCAACACAGAGCTGTCAAGACACAGCAGAGCACCAAATTCTCCAAAATTGGGGGGAGCCGGgggactatatataaaaagggctgcagtTCCTACATAATTCTCTATGGATGTACAGCAAATAaccaaattaaagctggcagtcactttaacctcatatccattgtttcatttcaaatacaatgtgctgcagtacagagccaaaacaactaaaattgtgtcactgtccaaatacttatggactgcattGTGTCTGCActcaattatataaatatattcaacTAACACTAAATTTATTCGCATGAGAATTTTTAAtcgcatttacatttacaatttagTCTGATTACACATTAACACCTTCATAGCTGATTTCACAATCACACCCATAAACCAACATGAATATCCCTGAATTGGGATAGACTATTAGTTTTCACCAAgggaaaacatttaaacacGGTCATCATAAGAAAACTGTACATTTCTCTttaccaaatacatttttatcttgGAGGCATTTTTAATTGCCCCTCACAAtagaaaaatgcaaatttccACCAGTTAAATACGGTACATTTAGTAATATTACtgtaacaaaatgtaaacagtcaCTAAGATGTCCTAAAGCTTtctccagtttttttatttttattatttacttacttatttgcAGCAGaacttcaaaatatttttgaaaaaaattaattcatgcaATTTACTAAAAAATACAGTCTGCTATAACTGTGACTATGGTGCTAAATAATGCTGCAAATAAACAAGCTAATGGCAGTAATAcctaattaaatttaaaaaaaaaaaattaacaatccTCATTTTAAAACTATTGAGCAATTCACTGACTGAAAAGTGAACTCAAAAGCCCCTTGAGCATGGCTGATAATAATGCAAAAGAAGCACTACAGAGCCTAATTATGAGGCAAAATTTACTAGGGTTATTCTCACTCTAGTTACTGAAAAACAATTCCATATAAAGAGGATCCTCCGCCTCAGGCTTCACAAGTAGTGGTTAAAGATGGACTCATATTTCTCTTGCTTCCCTGAGGTAACTTTTGGATCCCCATGTTGTTTGATGAACTCCTATCAATAAGGAAGTTACACTTTAAGAAATAAATGGACATTTCTGCTGAGGAGCAGTTCTCTTCTTGATATTTTGTAAGAAACATCTGATTAGGAGAGCaaacacaatatataaataatatggaCATGCACTACTTTCATACCTCCATTTCTTCCAAAGAAGAACTTCCATCCTCCAGCATCTTACCGAGGCCACTGCTGAACGACCTGTAGCGCTCCTGTACAACACACACGGCACAGCTGAACCCTCTGAACTCctcaaaatatacagtatatgagggtgtgtgtgtgtgtgagagagagagagagagtgtgtgtgtgtgtgtgtatgtgagtgtgtgtgtgagagcatgcgTGTTTAATACAGCTGCCTGTGTTAAAGCATGCTCCAAATGTAgaacattaatttttattccTACAAAAGCAACAATGCTACACATTATCCTGTGTTCCTTAGTTATGCCATACCTTCACCATCTTGTTCAGCACTCCTTCCTCAATGATCCTGACGGCATTTCGCAGGCCACGTGCAAAGGCGTCCATGGCTCCGATGTGGGCAATGAACAGGTCTTCCAGGTCTGTGGACTCTCGGCGCACCTTGGCATCAAAGTTCAGGCCTCCAAGCTGCAGGCCACCTTGTTCAATAACAGTCTGATCGGGGATGGACACAAACATGAAGGTGCCTTGATGGAAAGCACATTTACTTTTCACTGAGATTTCACTTAATCACACAGAAGATTTGTACCCAGTCATGTAAatgactgcattcattttacaaaGGTCTCACTGTTAACAAATCAAGGGACTAAATATTAGTTTCAATAATAAATTACCCACAGACAAAATAGCTTCATTTTTACTTACATATTATACAGTTTATACTATGTAgttttataaatatacagtttTGTACAGCCAGACGTATTATGAAGCAATTCATAGCTTCATTTTTACTTACATATTATACAGTTTATACTATGTAgttttataaatatacagtttTGTACAGCCAGACGTATTATGAAGCAATTCAGCTTAAACACTTTCCTCAAAGTTACATCAGTAATGGCACCTAGGGAATTGAACTTGCAGTGCCTGACTTGCAGGCTCAGTTCCTTAGCTACTACATCCTACAATGCCATCATGCACTgtccagacacacagacacatgcctacacgcacacgcacatctTCGCTCACCTTCATCACCACGGTGGTGTTTCGGATGTCCATGGGGAACTGGTCAGTGTCCCAGCCCAGATCAGGGGACCCCGTGTTGGAGTCTACAGAGCCCAGCATgccaaacctgcagacacatcATTCAAAAGTGGAAATGTTTCCAGCTTTTCtaaaagaaagaggagaaatgCAAATGGAGGAAGAATTCATTCTACGAACGCTGAGGCCATGACAATGTCATGCTCGTAGGAATGGCCAGCCAGAGTTGTGTGGTTGGGCTCGATGTTCAGCTTGAAGTGGCCGTCCAGTCCAAAGTGTTTCAGAAACCCTATGACACTCATGGCGTCTGGCAACAGCCAACAAGAGAGAGGattggaaaacaaatatttaataaatagtGTAGCATTTTCcagttaaaataatattcaaaataataagtCTCAAAACCACTCTTCGGTGGGATTTTGGGGCTAATCTAGCACATCTTTTTCCTGCATCTGTTACATGTGTAGTCATAGAGCAATTCAGCTAGGTCCAGATGTGCATAATTCAGCATTCCCATTTGGTATACTCTTCCTCTACTCTACCCTTACCATAATCATACTGATGTTTGCATGGCTCTTTGGGCTTGGGTTCGATGAGAAACTGGCATTTCAAGCCGATCTTCTCTTTGTACGCTACAACGCAACAAAATGATGAATTAAGGGAGAGCCATTGGTGGCGAAATCTTATAAAGGCGCGCAACCTCACACATCTTCATTGGTACTCACCCACGGCCATTCTGAAAAAGTTTGCCATGTGCTTCAGTTCGGCTGCTACATCGGTGTTGAGCAGAGACAGGAAACCCTCCCTGCCACCCCAGAAAACTGGATCGGGAACAATAAGAATCATCAAGATGTACCATGTGAAGAGTCAATAAAACATCTGTGCTTGGTGAGCTATACTACAGCAGACTCTAAAGTAGTGGTTGCCCAACTTCAGGTTAGGACTAACCGGTGAGTCCTGAGAGAGGCTGGGGTGGGTCATAcgataaatatgaaaataaataaccaacTGTAGGATATATCTTGCCCTTTCCATTGACATTTAGATTACTCAAATTACACTCTACACTGGTAATATACGCTGTACGTGCAGTTGTTTTGAGATACCATAATATTCTGTTGCAAcatactgcattacattacagaaatttagcagacactgttatccagagcgacttacacaaatcaaacctgtgatttttaggttacaagaccagttccttacccatagTACTACATTGCCGCACCTACTGTATGAGTATTagagtacattttaataaaccgtgGGTTACAAGACATGTTTGTTCATTAAGTGGGTCCTGGGCTCTGTAAATTTAGGAATCACTGCCCTAGTGCAGTGGTGGGCAGTATACTGGGAGCTCATAGTACACATAAGTTAAGATGTACTGTATTGAACCCCGTGGTGTAATTTGtctgcatttaacccatccttgttacttaggagcagtgggcagccacagtgcagcgcctggggaccaactacagttctgaggccagtgccttggtcaagggcaactgcaggagcgcacctaacatgcacaTCTCAGGCTAGAAGTCTGTCACCACTGCTCTAGAAGAGCCCACTGACAGTCAGTACTTACCAAAGTTCTCTGCTCCAAGCTTCTTGGCTATCTCCAGACCTTTCTTAACCTGGGCTGCAGCAAAGGCCAACACATGGAAATCGGGGTTTGTAGAAGCTCCATTCATGTACCTGTTA
This window of the Anguilla anguilla isolate fAngAng1 chromosome 1, fAngAng1.pri, whole genome shotgun sequence genome carries:
- the LOC118209060 gene encoding E3 ubiquitin/ISG15 ligase TRIM25-like, yielding MAQAAGNLDQDHLSCAFCLDLLKNPVTIPCGHSYCMGCIKGYWDQDDNAGVYCCPQCREIFTPRPVLRKNTMLAEVMEKLKKTGLQVAPPAHCYTKPGYVTCDVCTGRKRKAIKSCLMCLTSYCETHLQPHYKFPSFKKHKLVKATGNLQEKNCTRDDKLLLVYCCTDQQCICYLCVMDEHSGHATVSTAAKTTVKQRSAQAAVEHSPTSAPVILFLWNCGPNHRNGYRRFCTGSTITICVFLFSFLLFFCFLK
- the LOC118232201 gene encoding xylose isomerase-like isoform X2 — translated: MKFPVNNQRPEPPAADTYNNSSGRMVLLGKKMEDWLRFSVCYWHSFCGTGSDPFGFSTLLRPWNDGGTPMDMAKKRLHAAFEFFTKLGVKYYTFHDRDMAPEGRTLEESNRNLDEITDLALQLQKEMGVKVLWVTCNLFAHPRYMNGASTNPDFHVLAFAAAQVKKGLEIAKKLGAENFVFWGGREGFLSLLNTDVAAELKHMANFFRMAVAYKEKIGLKCQFLIEPKPKEPCKHQYDYDAMSVIGFLKHFGLDGHFKLNIEPNHTTLAGHSYEHDIVMASAFGMLGSVDSNTGSPDLGWDTDQFPMDIRNTTVVMKTVIEQGGLQLGGLNFDAKVRRESTDLEDLFIAHIGAMDAFARGLRNAVRIIEEGVLNKMVKERYRSFSSGLGKMLEDGSSSLEEMEEFIKQHGDPKVTSGKQEKYESIFNHYL
- the LOC118232201 gene encoding xylose isomerase-like isoform X1, giving the protein MTAEGPFFPGIQKIPYVPDAGPQDVLCFKHYNAAEVLLGKKMEDWLRFSVCYWHSFCGTGSDPFGFSTLLRPWNDGGTPMDMAKKRLHAAFEFFTKLGVKYYTFHDRDMAPEGRTLEESNRNLDEITDLALQLQKEMGVKVLWVTCNLFAHPRYMNGASTNPDFHVLAFAAAQVKKGLEIAKKLGAENFVFWGGREGFLSLLNTDVAAELKHMANFFRMAVAYKEKIGLKCQFLIEPKPKEPCKHQYDYDAMSVIGFLKHFGLDGHFKLNIEPNHTTLAGHSYEHDIVMASAFGMLGSVDSNTGSPDLGWDTDQFPMDIRNTTVVMKTVIEQGGLQLGGLNFDAKVRRESTDLEDLFIAHIGAMDAFARGLRNAVRIIEEGVLNKMVKERYRSFSSGLGKMLEDGSSSLEEMEEFIKQHGDPKVTSGKQEKYESIFNHYL